Proteins from a genomic interval of Crassostrea angulata isolate pt1a10 chromosome 7, ASM2561291v2, whole genome shotgun sequence:
- the LOC128192493 gene encoding cell division cycle protein 27 homolog — translation MLLLEPVKAAIWDSLNHYAYADATFLAERLFAEVSNNEALYLLATCYYRSGHIMQAYGLLQKQGCPTPQCKYLMARCCMDIGKLSEAEEVLTGNIFSKAKSVDEIETEFGSMSCHALSILGAIFSKTERISKAAECYKKSLKLNPLLWSGFERLCSLGDKSDPVQVFQAPTQSQSTPVMQLTEVPSTVTTSTTVKAPIPILKVTDVLTPVLDGPQACTEVDTNVLETPQPLPPSVSQISVTPENFLEEAPANIFGCPRTKKKVKPRTENVMMSDQSVQKTLFHSPLTPSFGLLPITPSADQPRVGLPFFTPSPPVNCQADLQAPKKPVTRRNQNALPIKPPVFNVNNGTNNTREPTSASNNASREPAVGIQNNPPPVRRSSRLFGSNNSSSVKENNKSQGNKSRFQSTRTLGRKSKTKNTKSQELSIERKPELDIKPVINPEVPTQTEIFQMQQQSLTGILNLLQCIGRAIQALSQFECKKAIETFQELPLHQYNTGFVRSKIGRAYFELADYSQAEKYFSDMRLQEPYYFEGMEIYSTALWHLQKEVELSALAQELSDLDKNSPQAWCVTGNCFSLQKEHDTAIKFFQRAIQIDSGFAYAYTLLGHEYVFTEELDKAMSCFRNAIRVDSRHYNAWYGVGMIYQKQEKFSLAEVHFRKALSINPKSPVLLCHIGVVQHAQQKSEKALITLNNAISIEPKNPLCRFHRASILFSSDKHKEALTELEQLKQIVPKESLVYFLIGKVHKKLGNTHLALMNFSWAMELDPKGINNQIKEAIDKRYATDEDESQIDDSVLLRMEEHVDEASGEFQLHATESDESL, via the exons ATGTTGTTATTGGAGCCTGTAAAG GCTGCTATCTGGgattcattaaatcattatgCCTATGCTGATGCAACATTCTTAGCAGAAAGACTGTTTGCTGAAG TCTCTAACAATGAAGCCCTGTACCTGCTTGCCACATGTTACTACAGATCTGGACATATAATGCAGGCCTATGGTCTACTCCAGAAACAGGGCTGCCCCACTCCACAGTGTAAATACCTCATGGCACGCTGTTGTATGGATATAGGGAA ATTATCTGAAGCTGAAGAAGTTCTGACAGGGAATATATTCTCTAAAGCAAAAAGTGTGGATGAAATAGAAACAGAGTTTGGGAGCATGTCCTGTCATGCTCTCTCTATTCTTGGTGCTATTTTTAG taAAACAGAAAGAATTTCAAAAGCTGCCGAGTGTTACAAGAAATCTCTTAAATTAAATCCACTATTGTGGTCAGGATTTGAAAGGTTGTGTTCACTAG GTGACAAATCTGATCCAGTTCAAGTCTTTCAAGCTCCTACTCAGAGTCAGTCCACACCGGTCATGCAGTTGACAGAAGTACCTAGCACTGTGACAACCTCCACTACCGTCAAGGCCCCGATCCCCATTCTGAAGGTCACTGATGTCCTTACCCCGGTGTTAGACGGCCCCCAAGCTTGTACAGAGGTCGACACAAATGTCCTAGAA ACCCCTCAGCCCTTGCCCCCTTCTGTCTCCCAAATCTCAGTCACCCCCGAGAATTTCCTTGAGGAAGCCCCTGCCAACATCTTCGGTTGTCCGCGCACAAAGAAGAAAGTCAAGCCTCGCACTGAGAATGTGATGATGAGTGACCAGTCAGTCCAGAAAACCCTCTTTCACAGTCCTCTTACACCCAG TTTTGGTCTTTTACCAATCACTCCCTCAGCAGATCAACCACGGGTTGGTTTGCCCTTTTTTACTCCATCCCCTCCAGTCAACTGCCAGGCAGACCTTCAGGCTCCAAAAAAG CCAGTAACTAGAAGAAATCAGAATGCACTGCCAATAAAGCCTCCAGTATTTAATGTCAACAATGGGACTAACAACACGAGAGAACCAACCTCAGCCTCCAACAATGCCTCAAGGGAACCAGCTGTAGG AATTCAGAACAATCCGCCTCCAGTCAGAAGAAGTTCACGATTGTTTGGTAGTAATAACTCTAGTTCTGTAAAG GAAAATAACAAAAGCCAGGGAAATAAATCAAGGTTTCAGTCGACTCGAACCCTAGGAAGGAAATCTAAAACAAAGAACACTAAATCTCAAGAGCTCAGTATCGAGAGGAAGCCCGAGTTAGACATCAAACCGGTGATCAACCCTGAGGTTCCAACACAGACAGAGATATTCCAAATGCAGCAACAGTCACTTA cggGTATACTAAACCTTTTGCAATGCATTGGACGGGCTATTCAGGCATTATCACAGTTTGAGTGTAAAAAGGCCATAGAGACATTTCAAGAACTACCTTTGCACCAGTACAATACTGGCTTTGTGCGGAGTAAGATTGGCAGAGCATATTTTGAACTGGCAGATTATTCCCAG GCGGAGAAATACTTTTCTGATATGAGGCTGCAAGAACCCTATTACTTTGAGGGCATGGAGATATACAGTACTGCTTTGTGGCATCTCCAGAAGGAAGTGGAGCTATCTGCACTAGCTCAGGAGTTATCTGATCTGGACAAAAATTCGCCACAG GCATGGTGTGTTACTGGAAACTGTTTTAGTTTACAAAAAGAACATGACACAGCAATTAAATTTTTCCAGAGGGCCATCCAG ATTGACAGTGGATTTGCCTATGCCTACACTTTATTGGGTCATGAGTATGTGTTTACTGAAGAACTGGATAAGGCCATGTCCTGCTTTAGGAATGCCATTCGAGTTGACTCAAGGCATTATAATGCATg GTATGGTGTTGGAATGATTTATCAAAAACAAGAGAAATTTAGTCTGGCAGAAGTTCACTTCAGGAAAGCCCTTAGTATCAACCCCAAGAGTCCTGTCCTTCTCTGTCATATAGGAGTT GTTCAACATGCGCAACAGAAATCAGAGAAGGCACTTATAACCCTAAATAATGCTATTTCCATTGAGCCTAAAAACCCACTGTGTAGATTCCACAGAGCCTCTATCCTCTTCTCCAGTGATAAACACAAG gaggCCTTAACAGAATTAGAGCAATTAAAACAGATTGTCCCTAAAGAATCTCTCGTATATTTCCTCATTGGGAAG GTTCATAAAAAACTGGGTAATACACATTTGGCATTAATGAACTTTTCATGGGCAATGGAACTTGATCCCAAAGGTATCAATAACCAAATCAAGGAAGCCATCGACAAACGCTATGCCACAGATGAAGACGAGAGTCAGATAGATGATTCTG TTTTACTGAGAATGGAGGAGCATGTTGATGAAGCTTCGGGAGAATTTCAGTTACATGCCACAGAAAGCGATGAAAGTTTATGA